In the Apodemus sylvaticus chromosome 3, mApoSyl1.1, whole genome shotgun sequence genome, ATATGGAGATGGCAGAAAACACAGTTGCTTCCCAGCCAGGATCCTGGAATACCCAACCTTCCCCTATGGAGTCCAGCCAGCTTATTTCAGGTCAGAGCTCAGATATGCCTACCTGGAAACAAACAGTGATGGCATCAACATCCTGTAGCAACCAAGATGCAGCCTGTACTCTGAGTTCAACAGCACACCTGGGAGAAGCCAATGATTTCCTGTTTGGAGAGCCAAGTGAGACCTCTTTTTGGTACCAGCAAGTTGTGTCTGCTGAGCAGAAAATCTCCCCTGCAGGCCCTCAGCACATGCAGCTCAACAGCACCCCGAAGACATGCCTTTCTCATTCCCAGAAGAGAGCAGAACTTGACACCAGGGATACTCTCTACAATGAAGGCTACTGGAAGAGGACAATGAACTCTGACAAGACTCTCTTGttcacaaatacagaaatgtgtTTGAATCCCAGGATTAACTTTGGTAATCATCAAAAGGTGCTTTCAGGAAGTCATGCTCTCCAGGACCCAAATGTAGATCACTCCCTTGCTTCTAAACATGACCAGATTTTCAGTGGTGAACATGAGATGCCTTTCCATGGTAACCAGACCAACTACAATCAGGTGACACCAAGGAATGGAGGGCATCTGACTCTCTATGGGAATCAGATGACATCACCCAGTTATACACAGGCCCTTTATCCCAATCAAATCATAGCATCCTTTTCTGAACAGAATCGTTTTAGGAATCACCAGGAGAGCCCAGTAGCTGACAATGAATACTATGGAGATCAGATGATACTGCCAAATGGAAACCAggttttctctgagcctcagatgagaattaACTGTGACCAAACAAATGACCAAATGAAATCCTTCAGTGTTCAGAATGTCTCCAAAGATCAAGAGAATCTCCTCAGTGGTGAGCACTCCCTCTCTGGGTATCATTCATCAGGGTACAGATGTGACCAGGATTTGACTGTGAATCACCAGGTATCAATTTCAATTGCTGGCCAgtctttctatgagtttcagaaaGAGACTTCCAGTTTTGACACAACTCTTCATGGGTATAAGAGGACAACATACAGTCCAGAAGAGAACCTGGCTAGCCATTCAGAGACAAGTCCCAGTTCTGAAGAGATATTCTATTTGGGTCAGATAAAGACCTCTTTTGATGAAAATGTCTTCCCAAGTCAGAATGGAACACCCAATCTGGAAGGAAGCCTTGATTGGCAGGTGACTTCACTTCGTCCCCAAGCCTCATATGTGGATGAAAACCCTTATCCTTCAAGTTCCCCTTTGGTCCAAAGACAACCTCAGGAAAACTCTTCAGCTTCCAGTTTGGTCCAGGTACAACATGCAGAGATGAAGttagacaccaagaccaagagcCCAGTGTCCCGGAAGAACCctcatcctttgaagagcttcgcCTGTACCTACCAGGATTGTCAGAAATCATACAAAAAGTCTCACCACCTCAAAAACcacatgaagaaacacacacGTCAGAAGGATTATGCCTGTGATGAGCCTGGATGCAAATGGAAATTCTTCCGCTCAGAAGATCTCAAGAGACACAAGCAAAAGCACAGTGGGGAGAGGCCCTACCCCTGTGACATGTGCAACAAAAGCTATTCCAGACCCGATTATCTCAAAAAGCATCAGAGGATCCATCTTCAAACATCACCCACTACTGCAACCTGAatgcccactcccctccccataccatatcatattacactaacatatttcttccttcttctcagtcaCCATACCTGACCACTAATCAAGTACTTTGGGGATAATAGTGGGCCCCAGCAATGGACTCACTCAAATATTCCcagcagattttttttcaaggaaagcaGAGATGTAATGACAAACGTGTAGCTAGCCTGAATCAAAATTgtatacactgaaattttattatcaattaaacataaaattataaatactttaaaaagtaggGAACTTTTCATTGTCTCAGTTCACATTcctgaatttgaaatcaaatgccATGTTCATAATAGGAAGACATAATAACTTCAGTGTGTTCAAAAAATGTTTGCTTGAAAATCACTAAAAGTGATAAACATGCTGCCTCAAACTCAAATATTCACAAACACATGTGTGACAAAGGAAGTGAAAAATCTCAATATTATGAAAATCCAACAGTCCAATTGAACTAGATGTGGAGATATTTCCCTGAAGAAATTTAGGTGAATTCAGACAAGTGAAGAAGAGTCATTGTGCTTGCCCAATGCAAAATCTCAAATTAAAACCACACTCATGTATCATCATATacaatggcaaatacaaaaacaaaacaaacacacaactttCCTCCACCCAACTTGAAAATCCTAAAGATAGACTATATTCTGGGTAATGCTCCATTTTACACAttccaaaggacaaaacaacaaaccagaaattaATTCCATCAGATAGAGCAGTGGCAGGGCCTGTgagactttttgtttttcttttgtatttattgtttaaatttttattagatatttattttatttacatttcaaatgttatcccctttccactttttccctctttttccctcaCTTTTCCACATGTGCAAGGACTTTTCCTCTCATTGACACCTGACcaccccatcctctgctacatatgcaactggggccattggtccctccatgtgtactctgtggttggtggctaAATCCCTAGGAGCTCGGGGAGTCCTCATTTGTTCatgttgttattcctcctatgggactgtaaaccccatcagctcctagggtcctttctctagctcctccattgggaagcctgtgctcagttcaatggtaggCTAAGAGCATCCACTCTGTATTtggcaggcactggcagaacccctcagaagacaactatatcaggctcctgtcagctagaacttcttggcatccacaatagtgtctgggtttggtaattgtatattgAATGGATCCCCAGatatggcagtctctggatggttttccttcaATCTGCTACACACTGTCTCTGTATatcctcccataggtattttgtaccccttttaagaaggaccaaagtgtccacactttggttttccttcttcttgaacttcatgtggtctctattatatcttgggtattcctgccTTCTGGggcaatattcacttatcagtgagcataccatatgtgttctttagtgattgactGGTTTAAGTCactcagaatgttattttctagctccatccatttgcctaagaatttcatgaagacattgatttaatagctaagtagtactccattgtttaaaggtaccacattttctgtatccattcctctcttgagggacatcctggctctttccagcttctgtctgttataaataaacctgctatgaacctagtggagcatgtgtccttattacatgttggagcaatttctgggtataggcccaggagtgttatatctgggtcctcaggtactactatgtccaattttctgaggaactgccaaactgataaataaataaatggaaatctaacTACTGTGAAAAAGTTAGCAACTGAAATTTCATTTAGACACACTAAAAGAGGTcaatctgttttcttcagtggagtcACACCAGACAGATCAAGCACTACAGGGAAGGCCTCATGTTCAGAAATAGGTGACTTACCAAAAATGGGTTACATGTgattttgcatgtgtgttttttttaaattacaggttagttttctttgttttgttttgtttttttttgatgcttttgattttttttggtgtgtgtgtgcattaatttttttgttttttctttggagaaGGAACTTAAAAGTTGGgtgggaaggaacaggaatacaatctggaaggagttagaggaggaaaagaatatcttaaaaacatatttagatttaaaaatgttttaaagtatgaagtatattatgaaaatttaaatatgtgtagttcaatgtattttaattataaggcAATTAATAAAAGTGCTGTTATATCTGTGATGAGTTTTCttacttgaatatttatttttatttaataacttatttattaaatttctctattaaaataaataaaatatatccctaAATTCATTGaagttaaagaattacatgaaattctGACAGTACAATGGTATGAATGATTgtcaaattatatatgaaaaaagattgtaattatttattagtaatagtagatggaaaacaccatatAGTCTttaagcaattaatgaaaaaacaggcaacaacaacaataacagaacaTGCAAAGCCATTGAGATAAGAGATATTAGTGTCCTGTCCAGAACTGCCAGGCTAACAGAATAGGTTTGATGGGAAGAAGTGATTCCAACAATGcagctacagagacttgatgtcacAGAGAGGAATTTGGTCTTGTAATGATATCaacaacatttttttcctccactggatattttctttatttacatttcaaatgtcatcccctttccaggtctcctctctggaacccctatcccatccctcctcctcctacatctccaccacccacacacccactacTGCCtttctaccctggcattcccctatattaggGCATGAAATCTCTCAGGCACAAGGGCTGTTTCTTccacttatgtccaacaaggccatcttctgccacttaTGTGGGCAGAGCCATGggatcctccatgtgtactctttggttggtggtccagtcctgaGGAGCTCCTAGATATCAAAACTCTTAAGTCTGTTAAATATAAAGTTTCAAATCTTAGCTAGAGtaataaagcaagaaaaagagatACAGGGAATACAATAagagggaagaagtcaaataatatCTATTTGCAGGTAACATAAACTTatatccccccccaaaaaaaggaaaaaaaaaagaagacagtaaaCACCTGAGAAGAAAACTCTTAAAcctagggagagagagatggttcactggttatgagaatttgctgctcttgcagaagaataGAGTTTGTTCCTAGAATGCATAGGATGTCTCATTATCCCCTGTATCTATCGTTCAAAGCAATCCAAAGCCCTCTTGTAGCTTTCTTGGGCATTGAATGCATGTAgtatacacacattaacacagacaaatcactcttgtatgtaaaaaaaaaatagtaaatgttgaaatattcattttctaaaacatataaaagtaACACACAGGTcaaacaggatatatatatatatatatatacacaaacacacacacacacacaaacatacacatacatatgtctgtgtgtagcaACACTTAATGTAATAAAAGAGGACATAAATtcgaaagataaaatatatatgagagagatttgaggaaggaaagaaaaaggagtaaTAAAGGATGTACTGATGTTgtacatcaaaacaaaaacaaatactaaaaagagaatatgttacagctattaaacacattctgcaaattgtcaagataaaattcaacacacacacacacacacacacacacacacacaaaaccaaaaaataaaacacccaCACAATAGTCTTCTTAGCGAATAAcaaaacacattgaaaataaatcctattcacaatagtctttaaagagtggcaataggaacatttctgggttaaaaacattGAGATGCCTGTGTGACCCCATCCTTCCACCAGGAGcctttcctgtccaaaggaagaacagggggaaaggAACAGGGTTTGAAAGACTGGCCTTCCTGGGACTGCCCAAGCAGGGGATCCACCATGTCTGCAGATGACAAACCCAACACTCCAGCAGTCAAGACTCACCTGTTGACAGTAAACTAGTATGATAGATCCTTGGGAGGTCAGGTCAGCAACTGATCtatacagatatggatgcttggagccaaccatcatactgagctcagggaacctggtggtgGAGCTGACAgaacaggaggagcagagggagattgcAACCCTGTTGGAAGAACAATATAGGCTTGCATaactacccagttctcccagagtctagaccatCTACTAGGGAATGAACTTGAAGGTATCGATGGCACCagatacatgtgtagcagagcatggacttgcctgacagcaatgggaggagaggaccttgaacCTGGGGAAGTTTAATGCCCCAGTGTGTGGGTATACTGCAGCAGTAGGCTGGGAAGAATGAAGGTGGGTGTAAAATCACCTTCACAGACAcaaaggggtggggggtggttgTGGGACGGGAGATGTGGgatggcaagaatgtggaggggttactgggaagtgggatatcatgggaagGGTGTTTGGTGAAAGGGTCACCAGCAAGTGggatattattatcattatccaaATGCTTCCTAGAGGAACTGGTATTCCAGgatttctgacacacaggcttgtgggtgggacaagccacaggcagagagagaaagaccaactaacaccagggataactagTTGGCAAGAGACAAGTAcatgaacataagcaacagaacccaaagctacttggcatatGCAAAGTATCAGAACCCATTTTTTTTCCACCACAGTGATTCCAGGATACACCAACACATCATAAAAGTAAGACTCGataataacttggtcatggaagaaataaagaaattaaagactttttagaatttaatgaaaatgaaagcacaacatacccaaatttatgggacacaatgaatgcagtgctaagaggaaaactcatagtaccaagtgcttccaaaaagaagctggagagcgcatacactagaatctgaacagcacacctgaaagctttaaaacagaaagaaccttatacacccaagaggagtagaaggcaggaagtcatcaaacttagggctaacatcaatgaagttgaaacaaatagaactatagAAAGAATGAACAAGACCAGGAATTggctcttagagaaaatcaaaaagatagataaacccttagccagactaactaaaaggcacagagacagtatccaaattaacctaataagaaatgaaggaggagataacaatagaaactgaggaaattcaaaatatcatcagaacctacaacaaaatcctatattcaacaaaattagaaaatctggatgaaatggatacttttctagacagattccaggtaacaaagttaaatcaggatcatacaAATCTTCAAAATAGGCCCATAATCCCTAACGAAATATCAGGagtcattaaaaaaatttttttttggttttttttgtttaaaattttttttattcgatatatttttcatttacatttcaaatgatttctccttttctagcccccctactccctgaaagtcccgtgagcccccttctctccccctgtcctcccacccaccccttcccacttccccgttctggttttgctgaatactgcttcactgagtctttccagaacaaggggccactctttcttccttcttgtacctcatttgatgtgtagattatgtttttggtattccagttttctaggttaatatccacttattaatgagtgcataccatgattcactttcgagtctaggttacctcacttagtatgatgttctctagctccatccatttgcctaagaatttcatgaattcattgtttctaaaggctgaatagtactccattgtgtagatataccacatttttgcatccactcttctgttgagggatacctgggttctttccagcatctggcaattataaatagggctgctatgaacatgtatccttattacatggtggggaatcctctgggtatatgcccaggagtggtatagcaggatcttctggaagtgaggtgcccagttttcaggggactgccagactgatttccagagtggttgtaccaatttgaaaccccaccagcagtggaggagtgttcctctttctccataccctctgcaacacctgctgtctcctgaatttttaatcttagccattctgactggtataaggtgaaatctcagggttgttttgatttgcatttccctaatgactaatgaagttgagcattttttaagatgcttctcttccatccgaagttcttcaggtgagaattctttgtttaactgtgtaccccattttttaataggcttgtttggttttctggactctaacttcttgagttgtttatatatattggatattaggcctctatctgatgtaggattggtgaagatcttttcccaatttgttggttgccgatttgtcctcttgatggtgtcctttgccttacagaaactctgtaattttatgaggtcccatttgccaattcttgctcttagagcatactctattggtgttctgttcagaaactttctccctgtacccatgttctcaagggtcttccccattttcttttctattagctttagagtatctggctttctgtggaggtccttgatccatttggatttgagcttagtacaggagacaaggatggatcaattcacattcttctgcatgctgacctccacttgaaccagcaccatttgttgaaaaggctatctgttttccattggatgttttcagcctctttgtcgaggatcaagtggccataggtgtgtgggttcatttttggatcttcaatcctgttccacgatagtgtctgggttcCTTAATTGTATATTGAATGGATCCCCATgaatggcagtctctggatggttttccttcaATCTGCTacacactgtctctgtatttcctcccataggtGTTTTgtaccccttttaagaaggaccaaagtgtccacactttggttttccttcttcttgaatttcatgcggtctgtgaattatatcttgggtattcctaccTTCTGGggcaatattcacttattagtgagcataccatatatgttctttagtgattgactAGGTTAAGTCactcagaatgttattttctagctccatccatttgcctaagaatttcatgaagacatggatttaatagctaagtagcactccattgtttaaaggtaccacattttctgtatccattcctctcttgagggacatcctgcctctttccagcttctgtctgttataaataaacctgctatgaacctagtggagaatgtgtccttattacatgttggagcaacttctgggtatatgcccaggagtgttatatctgggtcctcaggtactactatgtccaattatcagaggaaccgccaaactgataaataaataaatggaaatctaacTACCGAGAAAAAGTTAGCAACTGAAATTTCATTTAGACACACTAAAAAGGTCAAtctgttttctccagtggagtcacACCAGACAGATCAACCACTACAGGGAAGGCCTCATGTTCAGACTGACCAACAATGGGTTACATGttattttgcatgtgtgctttttttttaactgcaggtgagttttctttggtttctttctttctctctctttccttctttctttctttttttttttttggat is a window encoding:
- the LOC127679995 gene encoding Kruppel-like factor 18, with amino-acid sequence MEMAENTVASQPGSWNTQPSPMESSQLISGQSSDMPTWKQTVMASTSCSNQDAACTLSSTAHLGEANDFLFGEPSETSFWYQQVVSAEQKISPAGPQHMQLNSTPKTCLSHSQKRAELDTRDTLYNEGYWKRTMNSDKTLLFTNTEMCLNPRINFGNHQKVLSGSHALQDPNVDHSLASKHDQIFSGEHEMPFHGNQTNYNQVTPRNGGHLTLYGNQMTSPSYTQALYPNQIIASFSEQNRFRNHQESPVADNEYYGDQMILPNGNQVFSEPQMRINCDQTNDQMKSFSVQNVSKDQENLLSGEHSLSGYHSSGYRCDQDLTVNHQVSISIAGQSFYEFQKETSSFDTTLHGYKRTTYSPEENLASHSETSPSSEEIFYLGQIKTSFDENVFPSQNGTPNLEGSLDWQVTSLRPQASYVDENPYPSSSPLVQRQPQENSSASSLVQVQHAEMKLDTKTKSPVSRKNPHPLKSFACTYQDCQKSYKKSHHLKNHMKKHTRQKDYACDEPGCKWKFFRSEDLKRHKQKHSGERPYPCDMCNKSYSRPDYLKKHQRIHLQTSPTTAT